A genomic window from Streptomyces sp. HUAS YS2 includes:
- a CDS encoding Pr6Pr family membrane protein — protein sequence MLTPNTAGSSPRDTPTTGAVAGSAEGTAVPLARRPYAAAFRALIALAAIVGVGIECVYGRVPVVLSFFTIWSNIGVAVVMGWGAVRAWTGRTPLPAVWTGGLLLCISVVGLVFHFVLANEASEFNQAAEIAELTGAKAVANQLLHTVTPIATVLDWLLLTLPGALHWRHAAQWLAAPAAYLTFALIRGALLSPDTPTRYTYPFIDAAAHGYAGVLTNALVLGAAFYALGLAIVALDRIRPAVGPRENRISS from the coding sequence ATGCTCACGCCGAACACCGCCGGGTCGTCCCCGAGGGACACCCCCACCACCGGCGCGGTCGCCGGGTCCGCGGAAGGCACGGCCGTGCCGCTCGCCCGCCGCCCGTACGCGGCCGCCTTCCGCGCGCTGATCGCGCTGGCCGCCATCGTCGGTGTCGGCATCGAGTGCGTCTACGGCCGGGTGCCGGTGGTCCTCTCCTTCTTCACCATCTGGTCGAACATCGGGGTCGCCGTCGTCATGGGCTGGGGCGCCGTCCGGGCCTGGACGGGCCGGACCCCGCTGCCGGCGGTGTGGACCGGCGGACTGCTGCTGTGCATCTCGGTGGTCGGCCTGGTCTTCCACTTCGTGCTGGCGAACGAAGCGAGCGAGTTCAACCAGGCGGCGGAGATCGCCGAGCTCACGGGCGCGAAGGCGGTCGCCAACCAGCTGCTCCACACGGTCACCCCGATCGCCACCGTGCTGGACTGGCTGCTCCTCACCCTCCCCGGCGCCCTCCACTGGCGCCACGCCGCCCAGTGGCTCGCCGCCCCGGCGGCGTACCTGACCTTCGCCCTGATCCGCGGCGCCCTGCTCTCCCCGGACACCCCGACCCGCTACACCTACCCCTTCATCGATGCCGCCGCCCACGGCTACGCCGGCGTCCTGACCAACGCCCTGGTCCTGGGAGCCGCGTTCTACGCCCTCGGCCTGGCGATCGTCGCCCTGGACCGCATCCGACCTGCGGTGGGGCCGCGGGAAAACCGGATTTCGTCCTAG